The sequence TAGACGTTGAGATGTCAAAATGTGACATTTTTACAGCAATTACGATAACATAATTCCGATTAATATATTTTGCGCTTATAAAGACGGCAATTGAGAAAAATCGAGTCGAACTTAATTTGCGAAACTTGATATGATTTTCCGAATAGAACTTTCTTGCATCTCAATACTTTCAGTCAGCTTAAACTGTACCAAAGCCCTAGCAAGATTATGTTCTGGATATTTAACTTTAAAATAAACATTGCCAGCCAAGTAATCTGTAAAAAATCGTAGCCCCAATTCAAAAGCAATCAAACGAATCGCATCGTATATATATAAATAGTCGTTTTCGTGAAGAAAATCCTGCGCTACTCCAAGATAGCCACCCAAAAGAGATTCACATACATCAGTATCGAAACTCACATTTTCCCAAAGTTCGGTTTCTTCTCCCAAAGGATTGCAACCAGAGCGCAAGCAATCGCCAATATCGTAGTGTACTAATCCCGGCTTTACGGTATCTAAATCGATAATACTGATAGCTCTACCATCACCAGTATCAATCATTACGTTATTTACTTTTGGATCGCCGTGGATTGGGCGTAAATGCAAGCGCGATTGCATTTGAGCATTTTCTAACACATGTGCCCAATCTTGACGACAACTGATGAATTGCAAACAATATTCGACTTCCGGAGATTGGCAAGACGCTGCATATTGCCTCAATACATTTTCATACTGTTCTAAGTAAATGGGTGTAATGTGAAAACCCGGTAAGGTATCAGCTAATTTCTCTACAGGTAAATCGCTAATCAGATTGTGAAACATGCCTAAAGCGTAACCAACCTCACTCGCATGTTTATTATCTGTAATAGTATCGAAAGTTTCAGCATTATCGATAAAACCAATGGCTCGCCAAAACGAATTGTCGGTATCGATAAAATGGTCTTGATTATTTTGAGTTAGCAATACCTTCGGCACTTCCCAACGACGATTTAAAGTTAGGGAAGAATCCTGTAGCCGTTGACGCACGTGATTGGTAAAAGTACTCATATTTCGCATTACCAATGCAGGTTCGCGAAATACATTTTGATTAATCCGCTGTAGTATAAAATGCTTTTCTTCTACAGAATCTAAAGTAACAAGAAAAGTACCGTTAATATTTCCATGACCAAATTCTTCAACTTGAATCACCTTCCCCGGTGTCTCAAATTTATTTGCAATTTCAGTAAGTTTATTTAAAGCCGTGCTTTCTGTATTAGCGTTCAAAATAGTGACCTGATGTTTAATATAATACGAAACCTTCTATAAACTTCCTTCCTAAAACGAAAAAAGCTTTGAATAGTTTTTATAAATATATATGCCTACAATGACTAAGCCAATATCAGTATGCAACATTATGAAATTAATTACGACGGAGCTTGCAATCCGGGAGCAGCAGCTACAACCCCTGCAATCAATCTTATAACAGCTTTAATTAGAATTTATCGGTTCGGTAAACCTCATATACTGATTTACGGTAAACTTCAATACGAATCTGACTATATAGTAGTTACAATTTAATTAAGAAAACAAGTTAAGGAACCCAACAGATGCAAGAAGTTACATTTAATTCTGATAAGCGTAAACTGCTGTCAAGTTTGTGTCATGGGGCGATTTTCTTTAGTACAACATTATTTTCTATCGGCGTTCCAATTGCTATTTATTTTACTTCCGACGATCCAGTTGTTAAAAGCAACGCCAAAGAATCAATAAATTTTCACTTTAACGTTTGGTTTTGGGCTACTGTAGTTGGGGTTCCAATTGCGATTTTATCTTTCCTTACTTTTGGGCTTGGTGGAATCTTATTTTTCCCCGTAGTTGGCTTTGGATTTCTAGTACATTGGGGATTGACGATTGCAGCATTGTTGCACTGTATTTTAGGTAATGCGGACGAACCGTTCCGCTACCCGTTTATTTTTAGGTTGTTTTGAATCAAAGTCTAGTAAATCGCTTCAATTTTATATTTTGTTTTTGGGAAAGGATTGCAATGAGCAGTCCTTTTTTGTTATGAGCAAGGGATATTAACAATATATTAGTTTGAACTTGTAACTGACAGACTTTATTTTATTGATTTGAAATTCCAAATATTAAATTAATTTTATATTTTGTAGAAAACTGTTTAGCTCGCAAAATGCACGCTTAGCTTTAACATCAATGGTTTTGCAGAAATAATGTATTACAAAACAA comes from Rivularia sp. PCC 7116 and encodes:
- a CDS encoding phosphotransferase enzyme family protein — encoded protein: MNANTESTALNKLTEIANKFETPGKVIQVEEFGHGNINGTFLVTLDSVEEKHFILQRINQNVFREPALVMRNMSTFTNHVRQRLQDSSLTLNRRWEVPKVLLTQNNQDHFIDTDNSFWRAIGFIDNAETFDTITDNKHASEVGYALGMFHNLISDLPVEKLADTLPGFHITPIYLEQYENVLRQYAASCQSPEVEYCLQFISCRQDWAHVLENAQMQSRLHLRPIHGDPKVNNVMIDTGDGRAISIIDLDTVKPGLVHYDIGDCLRSGCNPLGEETELWENVSFDTDVCESLLGGYLGVAQDFLHENDYLYIYDAIRLIAFELGLRFFTDYLAGNVYFKVKYPEHNLARALVQFKLTESIEMQESSIRKIISSFAN
- a CDS encoding DUF4870 domain-containing protein; amino-acid sequence: MQEVTFNSDKRKLLSSLCHGAIFFSTTLFSIGVPIAIYFTSDDPVVKSNAKESINFHFNVWFWATVVGVPIAILSFLTFGLGGILFFPVVGFGFLVHWGLTIAALLHCILGNADEPFRYPFIFRLF